DNA sequence from the Orcinus orca chromosome 2, mOrcOrc1.1, whole genome shotgun sequence genome:
GGCTCCTCAGCCTGGGGGCGCATTTTCCAGCACCAGCCTCTCCAAACTCTCCAGCCCTCGGGGCACTCAGCAGCCCTCCTTGTCCCTGTCTGTGGCACCCGCCCTGTACCCCTGGGGCCCACCGGCATGACGGGTGCCCACTCTTGCAGGTGGTGAGAAGCTACAAGGCCACCATCCAGCAGACCCTGGACATCCTCTTCCTCCGGGAAGGCTCCGAGTTTCTGAGCAGCACAGATGCTTCGAGCCGGGACTCTGCCGACCGCACCATTATTGCCTGGGATTTCCGGAGCTCCGCCAAAATCTCCAACCAGATTTTCCACGTGAGAAACCCTGTTTGGCATTGCTTCCAGTTTCAGGGTGCATCCGTGTAGTCCCAGGCTGTCCGGGGCCCCAGGTCACTTCTGCGGAGATGGTTCAGCAGACAGGACCTTTGGAGACAGATGGGCTGCCTGAAATCTGCAGGGTCGGGGAAGGCAAAATGCAGGTCCAGGCCTGCCCAGAGAACCTTCCACTGGCTCCCAGATCGGAGTGACTCCCTAACGGTCCTCTCACTCATCCTCCGTCCAGCACAGCCTGGCTCCGGGGTAAGCGTGTGGAGGGGCGGCCTGGTCCAGATCCACGGGAACGCGGATGCACCCCCGAGACACCCCTACCCTCCCTCCGCCACCCCAGCCAGCCTGCAGGGTTCCACCTTGCCCTGGCTCAGTGGTTTTGGCAGGGGCTGTGACTCAAGGGTTCAAGCAGGGACCCCGAAGGTAGACCACCTGCATTAAAATCCTGCATTCACCACTTATAGGCAGAGGGCCTGGGCCCGTTATTTACCCTCTTtgattctcatttttctcttcataaACTGAGGGTGAGAATGTTTCTTGCCTCATAGAGTGGCTTTGAGAATTAAAAGACATAAGTACTTATAAAGAatccagcacagtgccaggcacagggaGTTCTCCATAAAATGCACTACCTGTCATCACCCCACCTCTATTaccatcaccactgtcatcatcatcactaccgtcatcaccatcaccatctccAACACCATCACCACGCACCACCGCCATCACCGACATCACTATCGCCACCCACCATCATCTTTTAAGGTTTCAAATTAGCGATGGCTAATCTCTTTGGTGCTGCCAccctgaatttaaaaatacatgtcacgtgtatatatacaccatCTTCCTCTCCCTGCTTTTTCCCTTGTTCTTAGAGGATTCTAAGTGACCCTGAGCCAACCTGCCTCTAGACCTTCACTTCAGGGTTCTAGTGCAACCCACCGGGAACAATAAGCCCTGGGAGGGCCCGGAGGCTCATGTCTAGCCATTGGGGCATCCTGCCTCTGACGGCCCTGCAGAGACCAGGGAAGCACGTGAGGTAGAGAAAGTGCTGTGTGCCTGAGCCACCAGCCCTCCTAGGGTCACACCTCCTCACCTTCTGTGCAGGCAAGCAGGCACTCTGCCCGGTAGCATCACACCAGGAGCTCATTATCAGGTTCCCATGTGCCTCTGACAGCACATTAGTCTGCAGCCATGGTTCCACCTGCTCCTGACGTCACCCTCTCATTTGGGCTCATTTAGAGGCTGTGGCTTCAGGACATCACCTAGAACACGGAACACGTACAATGGAGAAGGGAGCTTTTAGGGGTGTTTCTGTGTGACCGAGCCTGTTAAACAGTGAGATTTCCCCTCCTGTTTGGAACCCCTTGTGCAGACGTTTACCTCCCCACTTGGCCAGTCACCTTCTCACTTACTATGTGTTCTGGCTGCGTGGGACCCTGGGCTGGGCCGGGGACCCTCTACGGCTCACtgtggaggtggggagatgggCGTGTGGATTCGTTTTCTATCGCTGTGTGACAGATTACAAATTACCATAAACCTGGTGGCTTAAATCAACAGAAACGTATTCTTTCAGTGACGGAGGCCAGAAATTTGTAAAAAGTATCACggggctgaaatcaagatgtcgtCAGGGTCCGCTCCCCTTGGAGGCTCGGGGGAGCGCCTGtcccttgcttcttccagcttctggtgatactggcttgtggccgcatcactccagtctccgTGCCAGCATCTTCAGGTCTCTCTCTGCTCCGTCTTCGCATCGCCTCCTCTGTGTGTCTGATCGCCTCTGCTTCCCTTTTATAAGGGTgcatgtgattgcatttagggcagTAATATGCGacaatctcatctcaagatccttaagtTAATTATACTTGCAAGCTCCcaccgccttttttttttttttgacatataaGGGGACATTCACAGGTCCCAGGAATTAGGACATGGAAGTATTTGGTGGGACATTTTTCAGTCTACTCCAAAGGCCATGAGCCGAGGAGTGCAGGGGGCCCCTAGAAGCCAGAAAAGACAAGGGAACAGATTCCCCCCTGAGGACTCCAGAAGGAACGAAGCCCTGCTGGCATCTTGAGTTCAGTTAGCCCAGAGAGCCCGTTTCGGACTTCTGAgccccagaactgtaagataataaatgtgttgctttaagccacgaCATTGGaggcattttgttacagcagcagcaggaaacTCACACAGACCCCTAAGCCAGGTCTGGGCAGAGGGCCCGGGGCCCCGCGGGCAGAGTCTGGGGGGCGAGTCCGTCAGAGGCAGAAGCCCAGTTGGGAGCCTCCTCCGCCCTCTCTGTGGCCCTGCTGTTTCTCAGGAGCGGTACACCTGCCCCAGCCTCACCTTGCACCCGAGGGAGCCTGTGTTCCTGGCGCAGACCAACGGCAACTACCTGGCCCTCTTCTCTGCCGTGTGGCCCTACCGGATGAGCAGAAGGCGGCGCTACGAAGGCCACAAGGTACCTCGTCCCTGTCCCCCAGGTGGAAAATTGTCCCACTGACAACGCCAGCAAGGGGCTTGCGGCCCCCGAGGGCAGGGACCCTCTGTCCAGGCAATTCGTGTTTCCTCTTTCCTGGGTGACCCCATGCCACGTGGCCTGGTGTCCACTCGAGGCCCCGGGCCACATCTGGGCAGGGACAGTTTTGTTGATCTGTCAGCTCACATGGACAGGTCACGGGGCTTGGGGAGGGGCGCAGGACGGAACGGGAGTGGGGCTGTTTCTCCATCTGCCCCCTTTCCCTGCTGAGGGCTGCCTCATGGGGCAGAGCCAGTGGGGACCCAGCGCCTGGCGTGGAGGCCAGACGCCATCAGCTGTGCTGGAGCTGGGCTGTCTGGGTTACGCTAAACCAGCCTTGTGACACAGGCCGATGCCGGGGCCCTGGCCTCAGGGCAGGAGCTCGGCCGCTGGGTGTGAggcccagccctgctcctggCCGGCTCTGGGCCCCAGCCCGCTCCCCTGTGGGAGGGGCGGGCGAGGCCATGCGCCCTGTGCCGCGCTGCCTGCTCACCCCGGGTCGCCCTCTGACCCCGGGTCGCCCTCTGCAGGTGGAAGGCTACTCGGTGGGCTGCGAGTGCTCTCCAGATGGTGACCTGCTGCTGACGGGCAGTGCCGACGGCCGGGTCCTCGTGTACAGCTTCCGCACCGCCAGCCGTGCCCGCACGCTGCACGGGCACACGCAGGCCTGTGTGGGCACCACCTTCCACCCCGTGCTGCCCTCCGTCCTCGCCACCTGCTCCTGGGAGGGCGACGTTAAGATCTGGCACTGAGCCTCCCAGCACGGAACCTTCCAGACACCGGCCGGGgtgggcgtgtgtgtgtgatgaggaGGCTCTGAGGTTGGCTTCGGGGTCAGGCTCGGGTGGCCGCTGCCTTCTccaccctctgagcctcagcgtcctcatctgtaaaatggggacaaaaacCCGTGTGCCTCGGGGTTCTGAGGACTGCGTGAGAGAAAGCGCCTGGCGCGGTGCTGGTGACGCTCAATAAACGAGTTTTTTGCTCTCTTAGGTTATTTCAGCGACAAATATATATCGGCTCCCCACTCGCAGGCCTGCTGGAGCTTGGAGACAAAGCCTGGGGTGGGAGCTGGAGGGGGGGCAGCCCCCGGGGGCGCTGGGTCCGGGTCTGCCCACCCCCGGTCTCACAGGGCCTGCTCAGGCGCGGGccgccctctccctcccccgaAGTGTGGCCAGCGGGGTCCCCGGGTTTGTCCGAGCCCTGGGCCATCTGCGCTCCTCCTTGCCCACTGCCTGTCAGGTGTGCGCGCTGCCCACGGGAGTGCGTCTGCCCCGGGGGAGGGAGCAACGTGGAGAAGCAAAGGTCCCTTGAGGAGCCGCAAGGAGCCCTAAGCCCCAGGAGCCCAAGGTCCACcgatgggtgggggtggggaccgAAGGTGCGCACGTCTCAGGACGGGCATCCCCGAAGCCTTGGGAGTCTCCCTGGAGGGGGCAGACCGTGAGCCTGTGAGGAGGGTGTCCCCGGCAGGGGGTCAGTGAGGAAACACAGGGGACCCGAGGAGGAAGCCACGGAGCAGGTGGTGCCCAGCCTGGCctctccagagcctgggctccaggCCCGGCTCTGCTGTCCGTGTAGCCGAGACCAAGTCATATTTCCTCCCGGAGCCTCAGTTCCCCCCTCTGTAAAGTGGTGTCAGGATCCCCAGCCTGCAGGCTTGCTGTGAGGGTCCAAGAAGGTCAAGTGTGTGGGGGTGTCAGCACCCTGGGAGCTCCAGTCTGGGAGGGGCACTGGGCAGATTGGGGGGGGCTCTGGGGCTTGCTGGGGCTGGTGGTAAACGTTTATTTCAGTGTGTCTAACCCACCCCCGGGCCCTCGGGAATCTTGGGGTCCACAAGCAGGGCATCCCAAGCGGAGGGAAgggcagtgcaaaggccctgaggcgggACTCATCCTGAGGGCCGACCCCTTTTctgtccttcctcctcttcccctgcagTCAGCACGAAGCCTGGCCTGCAGTGGGTGTTGAGCGGACGCTGTGTCCCCGAGCTGGGCTGGAGAGGCCAGGGCCAAGCGCGTGGGTGGGTGGCGAGCACAGGATCCCGGGTGTCCCTCACACCAGGGAGGTGAAGAATGGCTCAAGAATGGCTCAAGGCTCAAGAATGGCTTCTTTGGTGGAGGGAAAGATAACCGCACCCCACGCTCAGCCCTGGCAGAAGTGGAGGCCCGCATGGGGGGCTGCCCCAGCCTGAGCAGAGGGGAGGCTGAGTGTGCATCCACTCACTGGGCAGGCAGTGGACACTCCTGCCTCGCCCCTCACGCCCCCAGGTGGCTTCACCTGCTCTGAGTGGGGAGCTCTGTGACCTGTGAAGCCCGTCCTGGGGTcacttcctctgtgaagccttcccaggTTACAGCTGCCTCCCGCCGCCCCCTTGCTGGGCCCCTCTTCCCCCCGCACCCCGCACCCCGCTCCTTCAGGGCCCCGAGTGTAACAGGCGCCCTGAGCCCCGTCCCCTCCTGACGCTGCCTCCCAGCGTGCGTGCTCAGTGCAGTGCAAACTTCCCGGGCTCGCAGGGCCCTGCTCCCGGCTGCATCCCTGGCCCCTGCGTGCGGGGGGCATTCTGTGAATAACTGCAGGTAAGACCTGCCCACAGGATGTGGGCTTTGGGATCAGACGGCCGTGGACTTCAACCCCGTCACCCCCTTTCGCTGTTGTGCGGTCACAGCCAGTGCTGAGCTGCCCCGTGCCTCAGTGTCCCCTGCTGTAAACGAGAACTCACAGCACCCAGCTTGTGGGGATTCGTGAGGTTGGGTGCGACGGCTCTCGGCAGGACGTGTATGCAGCAGGCGCTCGGGAGCCAGCAGTGGGAGTATCAGTATTAGCGATAGTATTAGCATCAGTGTCAGCCCAGCCACTGGTGCAGGAGTTGAGCCAGTTCAGGCCAGAGGGCGCGGTTGGGTTCATCCTCAGACCTGGTCTGGCGAGGCCCCCTCTGGCCAGCTCTGGCTCACTCTCACGGCAGAACCCCCAGTGAGCTCCTCCCACTTGACAAGtctcagggaaggcctctgaCTGGCTGGCTTGTGTCACATGCCcgccccagaccagggatcccTGGCCAGGCATAGCTGCCACTCTGCAGCTGGAGGGGAGAGTGACGGGACCCCCGCAGTACTGTCATGAGGGCCTGTCCCCCCAGGTCCAGCCTGAACAGCCCCTTGGCTGGCATTTGTCAGATGGATTGACCACGTGTGCGTGAGCCCAGACACAGGCCGAGAGGGGAGGCTGTGCTCGTCTGGGGCGTAGCGGGGCCCGGCCTTCCCAGGTGCCTCTCGCCCGCCTCTCCTGCCCCCACCTTGCATCCAGCCCCAGATCCTGGGGTCCAGACATCCTGCTTTCTAGCCCAGCCCGAAGTGGGCGTTTTTCTGCCTTCCTTGATGTGGAGTGTGTACTGAGTGAGAATTTCATCGCGTGGTTTGCTGACTGCTCTCCCCACTGTGATATGTCAATATGACCACTCCTTTGTTTAATGAGCATCAGTTACACACGTACTCGACTGGCTTTGGCGTGGCTGCTGGGGTGTGGCCAGGGGATGACCTCCCTGTCCACCGAGCTGCCCGGCCCCTCCCCTGTGCTGAGTCCACACCCCGGCTACCTGCAGCCCTGTGGGACACCATGGGTCCCAGACCCGTCACCTGCTTGCATGGGGCCTTTGTGGGCTGGGACCCTTTTGACTTCTCTCGGGGCAAACACCAGCCAAATCTCTGTCCTTGGAGGCCGTTTCTTTACCACACTGGTCACCTGGAGCCAGCCGAAGCTCTGACCCTCCTGGGACAGGGATATCCAGGGATCCCCAGACACCACTGCAGCTGCTTCTTAGCACCCCTCCCCTGTGGATTTGATTTCCTAACTACGTGCCCTGCAAGCCCTACCCCTTCTTAGGTTATTTTACTGGGAAGAATGGCAGGTGCTCTCCATACCCTGATCCTCTGCAAGGCGTCTAGGAGTTCACcatttgcaattttaaaataagagagcTAAATTTAGAAAGTATGgagcaggaaagaaaaaggagtgtGGGCTGCCCCTCCACCCACCTTCCTGGGGCTGAGTGCCTACCTTCGCCTCACCCGTGAATCTGAAGCCGTCGTGGGAGAAGAACGCTTTCATGTTGAGATGCCAGCGTGGCTGTGTCTGTTGCTGAGCGAGGCTGATGCTTGCAGCCCCCGTGAGGTGGCTGTGAGCCCCACCGTCCCGGTGGGCAGAGGGACAGGCCCGGGAAGCCTGCGCTCCTCCCCTCCCTCGGGACCCACCTCTGGCCCAGCCTGGGGCTCTCCATGCAGTGGGACAGCCACCAGTCTCGAGGGCCCCTGGGAATCTCACGAGTCACAGTCCTCAGGCTCCAGAAGGGGAAACTGGCCCAGAGGGCccaggacttgcccaaggtcacacagccctgCACTGCCTGCTGTGGGCTGAGAAGAAACATGGACAGAAGGGTCGGTGGACGGTGGGTGCACAGCCAGGGTCCTgttgggagggaggcaggaccGGAGTGGAGCGAGGGGGTgcttggggaaggagggaaggagggaaggagggaagcccATCCGGCTGTGGCTGGCTTCAGAGGCCGTGGCAGGACAGCTCTGTGAggcctgttggccacctgcagGGACGAGCAGTCAGACTCTGAAGTGACCATGTAGGGGCCCGCCCTTCTGGGCCCAGACTGCAAAGTCCTCGGGGTTCCCAGCCCTGCTGTCCAGTCTCACAGCCCACGTGGTGCTGACGAGGCTCAGGGCCCCTCTGGGAGCGTCTCTGAGCGAGAGCCTGCTGGGTGCCAGGGGCCATGTGTTTTCCCCTCCACCCACTCATTTGCCCCCCAGTTCCGTGAGGGTTGCTTCCCCACCTGCCCACAGGGAAACCGGGCCCCACACAGGGGAGCTGACTCCGGAGCCTCTCCACAGCCCCTCCCCCGCCAGCAGGCTGCTTCCTGGGGCGCATCTGCTCCTGGGGGTGGGCAgccgagcctgcagtggcaggtcAGGTGCAGGCACCCTGGAGCTACACAAAGCTGGGTGGGCCGGAGAACTTCAGGTGTGCACCTGGGCCGAGGTTGTCCCCTCCCAGCGGGAAGTGCCCAGCCCCTGGAAGAAGCAGACATAAAGCCCCCTGGAGGAGGGGCCCTCCATCCTAGGCCTTGCAGAACGTTCACAAGTACTTTCTCAAGGGCATCAATGAGCATGCTCAAAGATAACCAGGCACACAAAGAAACAAGGCGACATGGGCAGGAGCCAAGATAAACAGTCTACACAGACCCCACCTGATGGACGTGTCAGGCCCAGACCGTGAGCCAGCTGTGCCCGCTctgtttaagaaaacaaaagacaagctTGGAAATCTCTCCAGGGAATAGGAAACTATTAGGGCATAGTGGGTTTGTAGAATGACCAGACAGAACTTCTAGAAATGGAAAACATTAATAACCAAAACTAAAAACGTGGTGGCTGTGTTGGGCAGCTGAATGGACGCAGCAGAAGAGAATTAGTGACCTGGAAGAGTGCAGGTTGAGCACGGTGACACCAAGGTGTGGGTCTCAAGGAGGCAGGGACACAGAGGTAGAGGCAGTCCCAGGAGGAGGGAAGGCTGGAGAAATAGTTTAAGAAGCAGCTGAGGATTTTCCTCAACTACTGAGATACACCAATCCACAGATGCAAGACTCCCTGTGAATTCCCAACAAGGAGGAATCCACAGCGAGACACACCTCAGGgaaactgcagaaaaccaaaggGAAGATATTCCACAGCTGGAGAGAAGACGACAGATTAGCACCAAAGGAACAACTCCTGGGAAGGGGGGGGACTGATGGCGAGTCCCACCCCAGCAGGAAGCCAGGTGACATCTCTGTGCACTGAGGGTAAGAGACCCCCGCTGACATTCTCCGCAGTGAGAATATCCTTCAGAAATGGGGCAAAGACATcttcagagcaaaaaaaaaaaaaaaacccagaagagtTTGTCACCAGCAGAGCTGAACTAAAGGACCTCCTAAGGAAGCTTGAGGCAGAAGCAAAGTCTATAAGGAACATTGTATGAAATGGCAATAACAACGTTTAGTGGGTTGAGACGATGGAAGAACTCAAACACTGGACGACACAGTGCCAGGGCGGGGGAGGAGTGTTATCATCAGGCTGCCCTGGCCTGAGAGAGGGGACGATGGGGGGAGACACCCAAGGCCACACGTCCCGAGATCAAAAGGCAAGGGAGAGAAGAAACTACCCAAACTCAAATTCTTTCCACCGATGTCTTTTATTAATGAATGCAAAATACAGTACTGAGACGGGGCATGCATCACAGACGACAGGAAAGCAAGCTACAGAAACCGGGGTCGGAGGGCCTCATTACATCTGAGGTAGAGCGAGGTGGTACCGGGGAGCGGGACACTGGGGGGACGAGCACCGGCCCCACTTGGGACTACGGACCACGGGGGAGCTGGGGGGTGGTCGGTCGTCGGCCACACGGCAAGAACAGCTGAAAACGTTACACATCCCTCCACCCGTTCCAGTCCCCCTCTTTGTGGACAGAGCGTCAGGGTTCCCTTGTCACTGGCTGGCGGGGGGTCTCCGCAGGACACCGTCCTTCCCTCTGAGGGGCAGGCCCCACTCACCCTCACCCGAAAATCAAGGAGCGTCGCGTCGAAAACGCCTAGGCCACCATCCAGGGAGCTGGAGGCTGAGTGCGTTAAGAAAGACCCTTTTGCTCTATAAAAATAGTTGCACTTTATAAAAGGGGGGATGCTCATCTCTGGTGGGGAAGGAGGCTGCTGTGTGAGAAACGGTCCACCGTGGCGGTGCGGGGGCGGACGAGACACGTGGGTGGggtgccccccctcccccggctcAACGGGGTCCTCGTTTGCGGGGCCGGGAGGACGGGTATCAGGGAGGCGAGGCAGCACCCCTCGGGACCCGGTGTGCGGGGCGGCCACGGCCGAGGCCTGCACGTGGGTGCTCAGTTGAGCAGGGTTCCGTAGAGCTGGGCTTTTGTGAGACTGTCCTTGCGGCTGAGCCCCGAGCCGCCAGTCCGAGGGAAGGCGGGCTGCGGGCTGAGGCGGGCGCCGGGGTGCATCTCCGGGGAGGCCTCCATGGAGCTGGGCTCCAGGGAATCCCTGGAGCTCCGAGGGCTGTGCTCGGGCTCGgggctgccccccgccccacagAGCTGCACCCCGAGCCTCTCCCGCTCCCCCTCGCTGGCCGCGTAGCTGGGCAGGGGCTCAGCCGAGCGGCCGGGGCTGAGGCTCAGGTCACCGGCCGCCCGGAGGTAGCGGGGCTCGGCCAGGTGGCCCTGGGAGAGGTCATCGCCCTCCGAGAAGCTGTCAGCCTTGTAGCTGGCATACAGGGGGCTGGCGCGGCCCTCGGCCTTCTCGCCCGGGCCGCCTCCGGCCCCGAAGTAGCGGTCGTTGAAGCCGCCGGGCGAGGCGCggccgggggcggcggcggcggcggccgcagcGGCGGCCGGGAAGGGGTAGGCGCCGATGTCCTCCACGCTCAGCGGCCGCCACTGGCCGCGCACGTCCTCTGCGGCCAGCCGGGCCGACCCCGGCTTGGCCCGCAGGTTCCACAGGTTGGGGGGCATCAGGgcgggctgggggccgggggagACCGGGAAGCGGTAGGGCTCGGCGGGGTACGGCGACACAGTCCTCGCGAACCCCGGGGCCGCCTCGGCCTCGAGCGGGGCGGCCACCGCAGCCGCGGCCGAGGCATAGCGCGGGCTGCTCCCGTAGGCCGCAGGCGGCGTGCGGCCGAAGAGCTCGTCGC
Encoded proteins:
- the BEGAIN gene encoding brain-enriched guanylate kinase-associated protein isoform X4, which produces MALQRINQELEDKLYRMGQHYEEEKRALSHEIVALNSHLLEAKVTIDKLSEDNELYRKDCNLAAQLLQCSQTYGRGHKVSELPSEFQEHVSLHMEKQGCSLPSPLCRPAYADSVPPCVLAKVLEKPDPGSLSSHLSDASARDLAFRDRLEKPGPRPPYKGDIYCSDTALYCPEERRRDRRPSADGPVTDVGFLRAQNSTDSAAEEEEPEAAAYPAGYRHGAFGGYAASLPTSSSYSSFSAASEEKEHAQASTLTASQQAIYLNSRDELFGRTPPAAYGSSPRYASAAAAVAAPLEAEAAPGFARTVSPYPAEPYRFPVSPGPQPALMPPNLWNLRAKPGSARLAAEDVRGQWRPLSVEDIGAYPFPAAAAAAAAAAPGRASPGGFNDRYFGAGGGPGEKAEGRASPLYASYKADSFSEGDDLSQGHLAEPRYLRAAGDLSLSPGRSAEPLPSYAASEGERERLGVQLCGAGGSPEPEHSPRSSRDSLEPSSMEASPEMHPGARLSPQPAFPRTGGSGLSRKDSLTKAQLYGTLLN